Proteins from a genomic interval of Paenibacillus sp. FSL R5-0623:
- the galU gene encoding UTP--glucose-1-phosphate uridylyltransferase GalU translates to MRIRKAIIPAAGLGTRFLPATKAMPKEMLPIVDKPTIQYIIEEAVASGIEDIIIVTGKGKRAIEDHFDYSFELEQNLAEKQKWDLLNEVRKPSEMADIHYIRQKEPKGLGHAIWCARKFIGNEPFAVLLGDDIVEAEHPCLRQMIDVYDELQSPVVGVQPVDWSEVSRYGIVDGELLTPTDDRVFRARRLIEKPKTEDSPSNLAIMGRYILTPDIFEILGQQSAGVGGEIQLTDALSRLNEQRQILAYHFDGLRHDVGEKLGFIETSIHYALQRPDLRKDLLKYLEQVVKDQ, encoded by the coding sequence CATCGTGGACAAGCCAACGATCCAGTACATTATTGAAGAAGCCGTAGCTTCAGGCATTGAAGATATCATTATTGTGACAGGTAAAGGGAAGCGGGCCATTGAAGATCACTTCGATTATTCTTTTGAGCTGGAGCAGAATCTGGCGGAAAAACAGAAGTGGGACTTGCTTAACGAAGTACGCAAACCCTCCGAGATGGCAGATATCCATTATATCCGTCAAAAGGAACCGAAGGGACTTGGTCACGCGATCTGGTGCGCCCGCAAGTTTATCGGCAACGAGCCTTTTGCTGTCCTGTTAGGGGACGATATTGTGGAAGCGGAACATCCCTGCCTGAGGCAGATGATCGATGTCTACGATGAACTGCAATCTCCGGTTGTTGGTGTACAGCCTGTTGATTGGTCCGAGGTATCCCGCTATGGGATAGTGGACGGAGAGTTGCTGACCCCTACCGATGATCGTGTCTTTCGCGCCCGCCGCTTAATTGAGAAACCAAAGACCGAAGACTCTCCCTCCAACCTGGCTATTATGGGACGTTATATTCTTACACCGGATATCTTTGAGATACTAGGTCAACAATCTGCTGGTGTAGGGGGAGAAATTCAACTTACGGATGCCTTGTCCCGATTGAATGAACAGCGGCAGATTCTCGCATATCATTTTGACGGACTGCGTCATGATGTTGGCGAGAAGTTGGGCTTTATTGAGACATCGATTCACTACGCATTGCAGCGCCCGGATCTACGGAAAGATCTCTTAAAGTATTTGGAACAGGTCGTAAAAGATCAATAA